The genomic segment CCTTCTTTGTAATTCCATAGCTGCAGTTTGAATATTACGTCTCCCTTCTTTGCAACCACTCTGAATGTATGCAGTAGTAGAAAAATGTAATTGAGGCAATTATAGATTGTATTTGATAAAGggaaataactattttttagaGAATCcctgttttttgttctttgtaatttgattttttttatctgcttaGAATGTCCCCTGAGCTCCTGTGAGAACGTGGGAATGGGGTTTGTACTGGGATTTCATCATGAATTTAAGTTGGCATCTTTTAAGTAAAGCAATACCACATTGAGTAGAAGTTAGAGATATGCTAAGTTGTGGTTTTGTGAAAGTGTGTACTTATATATGAATGTGAATGAGATCTTATTTGTTTGGATGTTTTTCTCATTGTGTTTGTGAAAGTTGGTGTTGCAGGGTTAAAGTTATGGCAATGAACTGCATTAAATCTTTGAGAGGTATCGTGATTACTAAGGAGGCAGTGGGGATGGTGGATCGACGAGCATTTTCTGCTGGGGCAAAAAAGAAAGGCGGCAAAGGGGGAGCAGCAGCTGATGCTCCAAAAGCATCATCGCTGGGTAAAGAAGTCAAGTCTACAACTACAGTTGGTGCCAATATTCTCAAGGATGGAACAGATCCCAAGGTCTTGGACGATTCTGAATACCCTGATTGGCTGTGGCGATTGCTTGATAAACGTCCAGCATTGAGTGAACTGAGAAGGAAGAATATTGAAACTCTCCCATTCGAAGATCTCAAACGCTTTGTCAAGCTGGACAACCGGGCAAGAATCAAGGAAAATAACTTTTCTAAGGCGAAGAACTGATAGAAATAAATCCGCAAGATATATTGTCTCTTTGTCAAGTACGATCCATCCTTCTCTTCTTGGATTCCTTGATGTGATTGAGTTGCATGTGCAGAATGATGAAATGGAACTCGAGGGATGcataaatgttttaacacatgCATGTAGTACCTGCCCCAGTACTTTATCTTTTCATTGGGACATTTTTAGCTGTTTAAAAGAGCATAATCCATCATATTTAATGGATAAAGGATTTTGATTGTTGACTTGCCACTGTTACAACCTCtaccatgttttttcttttacttgatTGCTATAATGAGGTTTCTTCCTGAATAAACGGAAAGAAATTACAATGAGACTACTGTATATTggctttttattcttttcaccAGACAACAGTGCCTCATTGCTTGGTCAGAGAATTGCAACCTCGACTTTTAACTGTTTCACTTTATGAAGTGATTGCCATATACCGTGTTTTGGTTAATTACAATGTGGAGTGGTGGTAAATTATGTAGTATCATGGCAGGATGCCTCGCAATTCAGCTGAGCCATGGACATGCATTATGAGTTTTTTACATGTATCATCACATTCAATTCGTGGCATGTGTGTGCTTTTGTAGTTTTGCAGAGCAGGACCCATTAGGCATATGGTATGTTTAAATTGCGATCAAGTTTGATGTTCAGATTGCGAAACACTTTCAAAAACCTCTTGCTGAGATAGTTTGAAGTCGGACAGATGTTTTGGCCTAACATACGGAGCCACCCTTTCAGAGGGAAGCAGTAGCTTTCATCGGTTGTTGGGTTCCCATCTGTTTGTTTCTGCATCGACATGAAAAACAGGAGTAGCTTCAACTCATGCAATTCAAGTTCATTGATGTATACAGTTGGGCCCAAACGTTGCCATTGAACTTGATAGGTGGAAGCCACCTCTTGTTGCCTCCCTACCCAACTTAGCGGAGGTGATTCTATCATTTTTCTATTAACTTATACGCCGAGTGGTGCATGCATATCCCTTTTCTCTTGAATCATAACTTGGTGGCCCTTCTTTGATAATGAATTGGTGTACGACAgtcttgggattttttttatttgccgaACTTTTCCTGTTGCATAATGTAGAGAAAAGTGTGATATTGGAACAGGTAATTATGATCACAATAATCCTTTTATCTTTATAGTCTAGTGGCCCAGGTATGTCGTTGGCCcttgtccttttatttttgtgttcgAAAATATGGATGTGTATATAGGATTGATACgtggatattaaaaataaaaaaaataatttaatatatttagaaaaaatattttttaaaattacattacaaTGTTAAGGGGGTGTTTTGCCTCACGTTACAActggaattttaaatttttttgatgtttttttggatattttgatggattatattaaaaataaattgtaaaaaataaaaataaataattttaaaatatttacaaataaaaaatagtttaataacGAACACCGCCCtgtaagataaaaatatctagCACGGCCATGGACTGGGGACCAGGCGGGCTTGTGATGCAATGGAGATTGTCATGCCTTGCTTTATGCCATGTAAAGACGAGGGGTTCGGCACTCCCATTGTATCGTAGACAACGCAAGAAATAGACCAGTGGAAGTAAGAgcagatgaaaaagaaaaggtcggggaagaaagaaaatgatacGAGCAGGGAACTGATACTTGACAGAACATGCATTATTGTGGTTAAATAAAGATGGCAACCCACCCTCTGTCCAGGCCTTTGAATTATGGCACCCCAAAAAGTTAAAGCTGCCTCTCTCACATGGCCATCTTCGCTTTTAGAGCTGATGAGCGATCAAGTAGTTGGACTTGGAACTTTCATGGAACCTTGCCATTACAGCTCACCAAATCTCAAACGAAATCCTTGCATGCGCAGCCCAAACCCCAACAAGATTTAGCTGGGAGTTAAATCATCAAGCCTAAATTCCCAGCTGGACAATTTATTCAGCAAATTTTGGTCCCCAGCAAGGCTCTCTGCTCGCATGGCTGTCGTAGTAGCTAGAGGATGGTGCCATGGTGGAGTGGAAACATGAGCGATGAGAGTCTGGCTGACCGACCATGGAGAAGACGGTGCGCTAGAGGGAagataaagaaataattaaggGAGACCGGAGATCAATCAGGGGGGCCAGAGATCGATTAGGGGATCAAAATCATAACTTGTACCTAGAAGGCTTGATCCTCTCACATGGATTCCTTTTGGAAAATAAACTGTATATTGTATCCAAGAAGCATCATTTCAGTTGTACTATTTTCTTCAAGCCTGTAATGATTTTATCGACTGTTCATCGTGCACTGTTTCATCAAGTGGATTTTCTTTGGACGGGGATGCGTAAGCTGGGTTTTAAATCGATTTACCGGCAAAACTGAGTTTAATATcagtaatattatttaattcttagatctttttgcaaagaaaaaaaataaaaaaacatggagaaaccAATTAAGTAAAAGGTTAAAATGGATAGAGGTTTTGCACAGTGCAAATGATggacttcaaattttttttttgagttattgattttttctctttgattaggtcattttttaatcaatctatggccaatttcttctaatttattaatagaaaaacaagattaaaagacaagaattaaaataaataattaaaaaacaagatttttttttatcttgtttgattatttcacttcgatttcttatttttattgttatataattaaatgaataatgtttttttaaaatgaacttATTAAACTATGAAGGGTCAggccatgtatttttttataaatatttcatgttatttttagatttattaaatttaactgACTTAAATCAAGTAAATCTCCTCAATAACTTGATTCAAAACCCAAACTAGATAAGAATTCAAGaatcaagcaaaaaaataacacaaataactAATAAATTCGAGTTTGATAGTACGTACAGAAAATTGCTCGCAAGAGCATACAagaattgtatatatatttttatgattttttaatataatcaactttttaaaagtaaaacttgatttagaaacaataattatgatttatttatagctATAAAATATGTTCACaacaccttaattttttttattattgaaaaaaagggGTAAGATTCTTTGCATAGCATTAACAACCTATCTAGTGCTATATAAGCAATTGGAGTACGGATTCATCAATCAATCAGACGACTCCTAAAGTGGTCTGGCTATCTAAGTTCAATTGAAATTACTAAATTagtatactaaaaaaaatgtgGGTTTTTAACTGAAATCTTTTAGCAGTAACATAAGCtcaacaaaacaattaaattgaaattaattagattAGTTGGTCCACAAATACTTGGTCCCTCTTGGCCTTGTAGcacataggttttttttgttatgccaCCATTGTTACGGAATCCAGACTTTGTGGGGGgtcaaatttcataaaaaataagaggtgAAATTAATCTAGTAAAAAACCTGTGTGATtggtaaaatcaattaattttttttttaaaaaattagatcattcaattaataactttattttctaCAAATTTATCACCgctgattcaattaaaaaaaagtcggTCAACAATAATTATCTGGGAACACATGGTAGGCAGATCAAAGAGTCGGTTGCAAAAGCAGCCGACCATTTCATAACTAGTAAACTAATAAGATTTTGCATGAATTATTCAGCGCTGATTACTCAAATTCTGGAGACTAATGTTGTTAAATGGGGTAAgtaatatttttctagaaacaCATCAAGATGATCACTAGATAGTATTTGAATATATgattgaaattatgtttttctttaaattattatttttgtttaaaattataatttttaaatatttttagattattttgatatgttgatgccaataataattttttaaaaattaaaaaattattattttgatatatttctaaataaaaaatattttaaaatttaaggtgTGTTTGGAAACGCAgtgcaaattataattttttaaattttgatttgttttgcttaaaatatatatttttctatgttttcagatcattttaatatactgatattaaaaataactttttaaaattaaataatttattttaatatatttttaaataaaaaaacacgttaAACCACTGTCAATAAACCTTAAACCAGAACTGCACCGCATTTCAAATATCCCGAAAACATGCGAGAACCTCCACTTTCTCCAGCTTTGTCTTGGTAGCGTAATCAACATTCCAAAGACCATAACAATAAGTAAATTATAAGCCTCTTTTGATATTTAATAgttcaagatttattttttcttttagcatATTCTCtcatcttggtttttttaatgattaaagttaaatattttctaatctaattttaaattaatcattaatCTTGAAATCTATGTATTTCTTGAATCATTCATGTTGACCTGTGTAtttacaagaaattaaagatttaaatCCTAAATGATAAAAGTGTAAACAAATTCATTTGCCAGGATATATGTACATGATGTGAAAAAGATAAGATTTAGCTTCGCTtagctttattattattaataataatattattattacaccCACTTCTATCTGTGTACTGTAAAAGTTTCATTCCATTGATTAAGTTTGGTACCACCATTACCATCACTCCAAAGCCCAAAGAAAAAGCTGCAAAAACATCTCTCTGTGTGCCCAtacatcaccatcatcattatAATACTCTTTTGGGTCTAAATCTTTTCCTGTTTACCACCATAAAAAGTTGCAAGCTCTGTTGAAAACACATATAATCTCTGTCTTGTTGTCTTCTGAAAACAGCTTGGTTCTTGGCTTTAATGCTTTATATGCGACCTTTTATATCTAGACTTGCATGTTACCTTTTCTGGGTTCTCTTTGTGTGGGGAATGATTTCTGTTTCCCTTCTCGTATAATCTTAGCTGGTTAGTAACTATTGTGATAGGTGCCCTCTATTTTCTTTCCATGTGGCTCCTTTCTTGTTCTGGTTCCTTGTCTTTGTCAGACTTGTAATGAGTTTTGATGCAGGTGGTTCAACTGCTTGAGTTATTGTTAAACAGATCTTCTTAGTCCCTGGTTAGGCTTTTTAGCTGCttttctctatctctatcttttgtttttgcatGTGGTTATTCCCTTCTTGTTTCGTAAGTTTTAGCCCTCTCAAGTCTTGTTCGTTCATAAAATTACTTGTTGATCTTGTTCTATTGCCTTTAGTTCAGCAGATTCTGTCCTGTGCTTCCAGTCTTGAGCTGGGTTTTTCCTTTCTGCCTTTGAAGTACTTTTCCTGCTTTACTACTCTCCTCAGTTGCTCACAGTGTGATAGATGTTTAGCTGACAAGACAGCTTGTTGCCATTTTAAGCTGCCTTGAATTCTGTTTCATAAGGACACTGATCAACTTGCATAAAATTTTTGTCTTTCCACAATAATCTTATCAACCTTGCATTCGTGACTTGATTGTGGTTCTCTAATTGTCAATATGCCTCCTACATATTTTCCTCTTCGATGGGAGAGTACAGGAGACCAGTGGTGGTTTGCCTCTCCCATTGATTGGGCAGCTGCTAATGGTCACTATGACTTGGTAAGAGAGCTCCTTCGAATTGATAACAATCACCTCATCAACCTTACGTCTCTCAGGCGGATTCGCCGCCTTGAGTCTGTGTGGGATGATGAGGAACAGTTTGATGATGTTGCTAAATGTCGCTCTCAAGTTGCAAGAAAACTTTTCCACGAGTGTGAATCCAAGAAGGGGAAGAACTCTCTCATCCAAGCTGGCTATGGTGGATGGCTTATGTACACAGCTGCCTCGGCTGGAGACTTAAGTTTTGTTCAAGAACTTCTTGAAAGGAACCCTTTACTTGTTTTTGGTGAGGGAGAGTATGGAGTTACTGATACACTCTATGCTGCTGCCAGGAGTAAGAACTCTGAGGTTTTTAGGCTTATTTATGATTTTGCTATCTCTCCAAGGTTTTTGACAGCTAAAGGAGAATTTGAGGAGCACATAGGAGAAATTCCGTCTCTTTACAAGTGGGAGATGATGAACAGGGCTATTCATGCCGCTGCTAGAGGAGGGAGTTTGACCATTTTGAAGGAGCTCCTAAGTAATTGCACTGATGTTCTGGCCTACAGAGATAAGCAGGGCGCAACGATCTTACATGCTGCTGCCGCCAGAGGGCAGGTTGAGGTGAGGCTCTAACTTAACGTGTTCAAGTTGAGATTTGTTATGCCATTTATTGAACTAATTCTGATTACAATCTTACATTGTTAATAGCAAGCTGATCTGTTGTTTTTCTCTTCCTATGAAGTCAAATTAGAGGCTCCACACAATTCATAACCTTGTATTGCAGTTGACATCAAATTTATACTCTGTGtgaagtttcttttctttctagtGGACTTTCTGTTGAAGTTTTAAGTAGTATTTAGTATTCAAAATGGCGAACAAAAAACAGGTGATATTGAAGGGCTCATCTAGATCCTGTCTATCATTAATGTACATTTcctgttaattttattgttgattgaGAAGTAAGGGTTTTTTTCCCCCTTTATCCATGCTTAGTGTCCCAAGATGAGGCATGAAAGGAGTACAACATACCTCAGTTTTTGATCTCCCAGTGAGACTGTAATATAACCATCATGTGATGAATATTTTGACAAGTGCTCAATTGAATATGTGTGGTTCCAAATTAGTTATCTGAAGTTAAATGGATAATTGTTTGTACTTTAGATTTTTTGCATGCATGCCCATAAATCTTGTAACACCATGATCCAGGATACGCATCATGGAGTTTAGTTCATACATCAAACCAAGCAACTGATTTAAACGTCACAGTGAGTAAATTCCCATATTAAATGCTCATCATGGGTGATGATAAACAGTTAGATCATCGCTCTTGGTTTTGAAACATTATGCATAATGCCATTATTATCCCCTGAAATTATCTTGTGAAAATATTATCAATGATGAGATCATGATGTGTTCTTTTGTGAATGAGTAAACTCCAACATCCCAATTTGGCAACTACTGGATCTTTTAAGCTTATAAGCATTTCTGCTCTTTATGCAGGTAGTTAAAGATCTTATAGCATCCTTTGAAATCATGAACTCCACAGACAATCTGGGGAACACAGCATTGCACATTGCTGCTTACAGGGGCCAATCATCAGTTGTTGAAGCTTTGATTGTTGCATCCCCCTTATTGACCTCTTCAATAAACATTGCTGGAGAAACTTTTCTCCACATGGCAGTGTCTGGCTTCCAGAATCCTGCTTTTAGAAGATTGGATAGGCAGATTGAGCTGATGAAGCAGTTGATGAGTGGTAAAGTTTTCAAAATGGAAGATATCATAAATGCTAAAAACAATGAGGGAAGGACTACTCTTCACATGGCCATTATTGGGAATGTTCACTCTGATCTAACAAAGCTCCTGATGTCTGCAAGATCTATAAATGTCAATGTTCGTGATGCAGATGGCATGACCCCACTTGATCTCCTTAGGCAACGGCCACATTCTGCATCATCAGATATACTAATGAGGCAACTCATTTCAGCAGGCGGAATATTTGGTTGTCAGGATTATACTACAAGAAGAGCCATTGCTTCTCGCTTAAAGATGCAAGGCAATGGAGGCAGTCCAGGATCTTCATTTAGAATCTCTgacaatgaaatatttttgtaCACGGGCATTGAAATTGCCTCTGATGCCTACGCTGATCCAGCCACAGCAGGAGTGAGTCCATCCTCATCTGAGTTGAGTCACCCTGACCAAACCAATGACAACCAGGGCTCAGCACTTCATAAGAGAAGAGATTCTTTCAATTATGCAGCTCAGCAATTGAAAAGGGTTCTCCAATGGCCCCGGCTGAAGGATAAAAAGCCAGAAAAATTAAGGAAATCAATCGATCAGGGTTCGGTGGCTTCAGGCAAGAAATGCAGTGGTTCAGAGGAAACTCCAACCCCACTTCGTCAGCGATTTTCAAATGCTTCATCCATTCCAAACAACAAGAGGACGCTTTCTGTCAGGAGTAATCACTCTAGTCCAACAGCCAAGAAGAAGTTAGCCTCAGGGATGATGCATGGTGTTATGCAGGGCTTGCCACAAATACCTATCCCAGGTCGATCACGCTCAAGttcattttcaaaatcatcCATTTCTTCTCCTAGTTCATTAGACAAACAGAAAGGTGTGTTTATTGAAAGTGATGTCGCTGGGCCATCTACTTCCAATAGATTATTCGACGATGGAACGCCAAATGTGAAAGAGAAAGAAGGCTCGACCAGTAAGAAGTTGAGGAGCcagtatttttgttttggtgctGCAAGTCTGTCCGTGAAAACACCAGTGAGCAGGCACCGCAGCCAGGGTTCCAATCCCTCTGTTCTTTCAGTGGCTTGATTAAATCAGGTAGTTCAGTTGTTAAACAATGTAAGGAGACAGCTGACCAGATTGATGCAAGCACAAAATCAACTAACAAGGAAGAAGATTAGCAAGTCCTCTAGTTGGTCCAGTTTGCCTTTCATCGTAGAATGTTTCCTTGTTTGTTAAGAGTAGGTTATGTAAAAATGTACTTGAAAAGAACTGTCCCTTTGAACTACATCTCGTGTTCTATCCGCAGAAAATTAGTGATCAAGACATCTGACTCCTTTGAGAAGTTACACTTCCATTTTCTTCTGGTAGCAAAGGAGGAGCAGTTATCATTGTCTTCTGGGATCCGAACCATTTCTTTCAAGAAGATGACAGAAAGAGAGGTTGGTTCTGTTTCTGGTCATCAGAAATATGAGAAAAGAGATGGAAAGAAGCATTTAAAATATGTCTAGGAAAGCAAAAACCTACCATTGATTTTAGACGTGAGCTGTGTTGTCATTTCTATTATCAAGTTATTCAC from the Populus nigra chromosome 1, ddPopNigr1.1, whole genome shotgun sequence genome contains:
- the LOC133691496 gene encoding large ribosomal subunit protein mL54 gives rise to the protein MAMNCIKSLRGIVITKEAVGMVDRRAFSAGAKKKGGKGGAAADAPKASSLGKEVKSTTTVGANILKDGTDPKVLDDSEYPDWLWRLLDKRPALSELRRKNIETLPFEDLKRFVKLDNRARIKENNFSKAKN
- the LOC133705594 gene encoding uncharacterized protein LOC133705594, producing the protein MPPTYFPLRWESTGDQWWFASPIDWAAANGHYDLVRELLRIDNNHLINLTSLRRIRRLESVWDDEEQFDDVAKCRSQVARKLFHECESKKGKNSLIQAGYGGWLMYTAASAGDLSFVQELLERNPLLVFGEGEYGVTDTLYAAARSKNSEVFRLIYDFAISPRFLTAKGEFEEHIGEIPSLYKWEMMNRAIHAAARGGSLTILKELLSNCTDVLAYRDKQGATILHAAAARGQVEVVKDLIASFEIMNSTDNLGNTALHIAAYRGQSSVVEALIVASPLLTSSINIAGETFLHMAVSGFQNPAFRRLDRQIELMKQLMSGKVFKMEDIINAKNNEGRTTLHMAIIGNVHSDLTKLLMSARSINVNVRDADGMTPLDLLRQRPHSASSDILMRQLISAGGIFGCQDYTTRRAIASRLKMQGNGGSPGSSFRISDNEIFLYTGIEIASDAYADPATAGVSPSSSELSHPDQTNDNQGSALHKRRDSFNYAAQQLKRVLQWPRLKDKKPEKLRKSIDQGSVASGKKCSGSEETPTPLRQRFSNASSIPNNKRTLSVRSNHSSPTAKKKLASGMMHGVMQGLPQIPIPGRSRSSSFSKSSISSPSSLDKQKGVFIESDVAGPSTSNRLFDDGTPNVKEKEGSTSKKLRSQYFCFGAASLSVKTPVSRHRSQGSNPSVLSVA